One genomic window of Acetobacter oryzifermentans includes the following:
- a CDS encoding MSMEG_0565 family glycosyltransferase, which translates to MSLSIGILTHSTNPRGGVVHGMALAETLCDAGHDATLIAPDVTGSGFFRKPRCATWCIPAASVTDLPTLVERRIGEIRDALRGQHFDVLHAQDPISANALADLVREGRIPGFARTVHHLDHFTHPVLAARQERGIRAAAELFTVSTMWEDVLRNDHGREAPVVGNGVDPVRFSPVATAHDAALRARYHLPAGQHLILSVGGIEQRKNTLHLLDAFLALRCEQPDVHLIVAGGASLLDHSAYRTRFMERLRESGAADHVTITGPVADEDMPSFYRQADVLAYPSVTEGFGLCPLEALACGIPVVVPAALPFTEHFSATDALWCQPAHPDTLFMALRDALRVESRDHFRLSGPATARRFDWDSVASRHLPAYRRLAALQHADVPASGVLSPCPK; encoded by the coding sequence ATGAGTCTGTCCATTGGCATTCTGACCCATTCGACCAATCCGCGTGGCGGCGTGGTGCACGGCATGGCGCTAGCGGAAACTCTGTGTGACGCGGGCCACGATGCAACGCTGATCGCACCGGACGTGACAGGATCGGGTTTCTTCCGCAAACCCCGTTGCGCAACCTGGTGCATCCCAGCCGCGTCTGTAACTGATCTGCCGACACTGGTGGAGCGTCGTATTGGCGAAATCAGAGACGCATTGCGCGGACAGCATTTTGACGTGCTGCATGCGCAGGACCCGATCAGCGCCAATGCTTTGGCCGATCTGGTGCGGGAAGGGCGGATACCGGGCTTTGCCCGCACGGTCCACCATCTTGACCATTTCACGCACCCGGTCCTTGCCGCGCGGCAGGAACGGGGGATCAGGGCGGCGGCCGAACTGTTTACCGTCAGCACAATGTGGGAAGATGTCCTGCGCAACGACCATGGCCGCGAAGCTCCGGTCGTGGGCAACGGGGTTGATCCCGTGCGCTTTTCACCCGTAGCAACCGCGCACGATGCCGCGTTGCGAGCGCGGTATCATCTGCCTGCCGGTCAGCACCTGATCCTGTCCGTGGGCGGGATCGAGCAGCGCAAGAACACGCTGCACTTGCTCGACGCATTTCTGGCCCTTCGTTGCGAACAGCCTGATGTGCATCTGATTGTGGCAGGCGGGGCCTCGCTGCTGGATCATTCTGCCTACCGCACCCGATTCATGGAGCGTCTGCGCGAAAGCGGTGCGGCCGATCATGTCACCATCACCGGGCCAGTTGCTGATGAAGACATGCCTTCATTCTACCGGCAGGCGGACGTGTTGGCCTATCCATCCGTAACCGAGGGGTTCGGACTGTGCCCGCTGGAAGCCCTGGCTTGTGGAATCCCCGTGGTGGTGCCAGCCGCGCTACCTTTCACGGAACATTTTTCGGCAACGGATGCGCTGTGGTGCCAACCGGCGCACCCCGACACCTTGTTCATGGCGTTGCGCGACGCCCTGCGCGTCGAAAGCCGTGACCATTTCCGGCTCAGCGGCCCCGCAACAGCCCGCCGTTTCGACTGGGACAGCGTCGCCAGTCGGCATCTCCCCGCATATCGGCGTCTCGCGGCATTACAGCACGCTGACGTCCCGGCTTCAGGAGTTTTGTCACCATGCCCGAAATGA
- a CDS encoding MSMEG_0570 family nitrogen starvation response protein: MPEMTFRVRWPDGNETDCYSPSLVIRDHFTPGQDYPVREFLEKADTALTQASERVRARYGFPCSRALGQLHVIQQSSAPFLNRPDAQVRVLSFRY; this comes from the coding sequence ATGCCCGAAATGACCTTTCGCGTGCGTTGGCCCGATGGGAACGAGACCGACTGTTACTCCCCATCGCTGGTCATAAGGGACCACTTCACACCCGGTCAGGATTATCCGGTCCGGGAGTTTCTTGAAAAGGCGGATACGGCTCTGACCCAGGCGAGCGAACGGGTTCGTGCCCGTTACGGCTTTCCGTGCAGTCGCGCCCTTGGCCAGCTGCACGTCATTCAGCAGAGCAGTGCGCCTTTCCTTAATCGACCCGATGCGCAGGTGCGCGTCCTGTCTTTCAGATACTGA
- a CDS encoding MSMEG_0569 family flavin-dependent oxidoreductase, translating to MTQNEKSIPVIIVGGGQAGLSLSWYLCREKVDHIVFESKTACHSWDDERWDNFCLVTPNWQCELPGHPYKGKDPHGFMVKQEIIEYVKGFVNSFNPPLREHTAVTSITRHEAGGYRVVAGGETWHTKHVVIASGAYQDAVIPGYASAIDPSIFQVHSQDYRNAAQLPEGAVLVVGSGQSGAQIVEDLFLEKRKVHLCVGSAPRVSRFYRGRDVVDWLADMHFYDLTVDNHPLREGARDKTNHYVTGRNGGHDLDLRLFAKEGVGLHGTLETIRDEVAHFLPDLKQHLDDADKTNADIKKSIDAYIARENINAPTEAPYVPVWQPDGSNTPLDLKAAGITSIVWCIGFRPNYRWIDVPVFNGANKPVWHRGVTDAPGFYFLGLPWLHTWGSGRFSGISRDAAWLASQITGKDVPIA from the coding sequence ATGACACAGAACGAAAAAAGCATTCCTGTTATCATCGTGGGCGGCGGACAGGCTGGGCTCTCCCTGAGCTGGTATCTCTGTCGCGAAAAAGTGGATCATATCGTTTTTGAATCCAAGACCGCCTGTCACTCATGGGACGATGAGCGCTGGGACAACTTCTGCCTGGTCACACCGAATTGGCAATGTGAACTTCCCGGCCACCCATACAAGGGAAAAGATCCACACGGCTTCATGGTGAAGCAGGAAATCATTGAATACGTCAAAGGCTTTGTTAACTCGTTCAATCCCCCGCTGCGTGAACACACAGCCGTCACCTCCATCACACGTCATGAGGCCGGTGGCTATCGTGTGGTGGCGGGCGGTGAGACCTGGCACACAAAGCATGTGGTCATCGCCTCGGGAGCGTACCAGGATGCGGTGATCCCCGGATATGCGAGTGCTATCGATCCATCAATCTTTCAGGTTCACTCGCAGGATTACCGCAATGCGGCCCAGTTGCCTGAAGGGGCTGTCCTGGTCGTGGGCAGCGGTCAGTCCGGTGCACAGATCGTCGAGGACCTGTTCCTTGAAAAACGCAAGGTCCATCTGTGTGTCGGCTCCGCCCCGCGTGTCTCACGCTTTTACCGTGGCCGTGACGTTGTGGACTGGCTGGCGGATATGCACTTCTATGATCTGACGGTGGATAATCACCCCTTACGGGAAGGGGCGCGGGATAAGACCAACCATTATGTCACCGGCCGCAATGGGGGGCATGACCTTGATCTGCGTCTTTTTGCAAAAGAAGGGGTAGGATTGCATGGTACGCTTGAGACAATCCGTGATGAGGTTGCGCATTTTCTTCCAGATCTAAAGCAACATCTCGACGATGCGGACAAGACCAATGCAGACATCAAGAAATCCATTGATGCCTATATTGCTCGCGAAAACATCAATGCACCGACGGAAGCGCCTTACGTACCTGTCTGGCAGCCTGATGGAAGCAACACGCCGCTCGATCTGAAGGCCGCTGGAATCACATCGATCGTCTGGTGCATCGGCTTCCGTCCGAACTACCGCTGGATCGATGTGCCCGTCTTCAACGGTGCTAACAAGCCGGTCTGGCATCGGGGCGTGACGGATGCGCCGGGCTTTTATTTTCTTGGTCTGCCATGGCTGCATACATGGGGCTCCGGGCGGTTTTCCGGCATTTCCCGTGATGCTGCGTGGCTGGCCAGCCAGATCACCGGCAAAGACGTGCCCATAGCCTGA
- a CDS encoding AMP-binding protein — translation MLPWTTYEAMYDAALNQPEEFWLSAAQRITWKQEPAMACRERTDGWHDWFPDGTLNTCHNAVDRHVENGRGEQVALIWHSCATKEQQVVTYRELQDRVAGFAGGLRLLGVEKGDCVLIAMPTMIETAIAMLACARIGAVHVVVFAGYAGPELARRIDDVAPKVIIIASCSFQGQTPIPSAPALNDALALAAYLPQACVIVQRAACRTSLMPLRDHDFHTLEQSTSVEAVVLRSEDPLYILHTSGTTGHAKGIVRDNGGHAVALALSMDVIYGCEPGDTFFTTSDLGWVVGHSYGVYAPLISGCTSVIVEGGASASAIRTLCHEHGVKCLFTTPTQMRLMRQESRHLSEVILPALARVFVAGEYADPTLLEWARSYFRTPVVNHWWQTETGWSITAHFFGLPEREPVSLMNDIGRPAPGFRPAIVPSIPGEQCGEIVLSLPLPPGCLAGIWKNGAIRVPSAYLDETRRYYRTFDEGMIQANRAVHMLGRSDDVIKVAGRRISGVQIEKIIATHPAVHACAVVAIPDELRGQRPIAYVVPDSEAECMPSSEEIVARINEVLGRWVGLKEVRFVGRLPTTVSGKITRKRLLVS, via the coding sequence ATGCTTCCATGGACAACTTATGAAGCGATGTATGATGCGGCACTGAACCAGCCAGAGGAATTCTGGCTCAGTGCGGCGCAGCGTATCACATGGAAGCAGGAGCCTGCGATGGCCTGCCGGGAGCGAACAGACGGTTGGCATGACTGGTTCCCTGACGGCACGCTCAATACCTGCCACAATGCCGTAGACCGGCATGTGGAGAATGGTCGCGGTGAGCAGGTAGCGTTGATCTGGCATTCTTGCGCCACCAAGGAACAGCAGGTCGTGACCTATCGCGAACTGCAGGACAGGGTGGCCGGATTTGCCGGCGGCCTACGCCTGCTCGGAGTGGAGAAAGGCGACTGCGTTCTGATTGCCATGCCGACCATGATCGAGACAGCCATAGCTATGTTGGCATGTGCGCGGATAGGGGCTGTGCATGTTGTGGTTTTTGCCGGTTATGCCGGACCGGAGTTGGCACGACGGATTGATGATGTGGCTCCGAAAGTCATTATCATTGCCAGTTGCAGCTTTCAGGGACAGACGCCCATTCCGTCTGCCCCTGCTCTGAATGATGCACTTGCTTTGGCAGCGTACCTGCCACAGGCTTGCGTGATTGTGCAACGCGCAGCATGTCGGACATCATTGATGCCATTGCGGGATCATGATTTCCATACGCTGGAACAGTCCACGTCTGTAGAGGCCGTCGTGCTACGCTCCGAAGATCCACTCTATATTCTTCACACATCTGGCACGACGGGGCACGCAAAAGGCATTGTGCGTGATAATGGCGGCCATGCTGTGGCTCTCGCCTTGTCCATGGACGTGATCTACGGCTGCGAACCCGGTGATACCTTCTTTACTACATCGGACCTTGGCTGGGTTGTTGGTCATTCCTATGGTGTTTATGCGCCGCTGATCAGCGGCTGTACCAGCGTCATCGTCGAAGGCGGTGCATCTGCGTCCGCCATTCGCACGCTCTGTCATGAGCATGGAGTGAAATGCCTGTTTACCACGCCCACTCAGATGCGTCTCATGCGACAGGAGAGCCGTCATCTGTCAGAGGTGATCCTGCCCGCTCTTGCCCGTGTTTTCGTAGCTGGAGAGTATGCGGATCCGACGTTGCTGGAGTGGGCTCGATCCTACTTTCGCACACCTGTGGTCAATCACTGGTGGCAAACGGAAACGGGATGGAGCATCACCGCGCATTTCTTCGGTCTACCCGAACGTGAGCCAGTTTCTCTCATGAATGACATCGGGCGGCCTGCGCCGGGATTTCGTCCGGCCATCGTGCCCTCCATACCCGGTGAGCAGTGCGGGGAGATCGTTCTTTCGCTGCCGTTACCGCCTGGGTGTCTCGCTGGAATATGGAAGAATGGGGCTATCCGTGTTCCGTCCGCTTATCTTGATGAAACGCGCAGGTATTACCGCACCTTCGATGAAGGCATGATTCAGGCCAACCGCGCAGTTCATATGCTCGGACGTTCCGATGATGTCATCAAGGTTGCAGGAAGGCGGATTTCCGGCGTGCAGATCGAAAAGATCATCGCCACCCATCCTGCCGTTCACGCGTGTGCCGTGGTCGCAATTCCAGATGAACTGAGAGGGCAGCGACCTATCGCTTATGTCGTTCCTGATTCCGAGGCGGAATGTATGCCTTCTTCCGAGGAAATCGTTGCGCGGATCAACGAAGTCCTCGGGCGTTGGGTTGGTCTGAAAGAAGTCCGCTTCGTCGGGCGATTGCCAACCACCGTATCCGGAAAAATTACGCGAAAACGCTTGCTGGTGTCCTAA
- a CDS encoding SDR family NAD(P)-dependent oxidoreductase produces the protein MPEAHTIAIVTGGSRGLGRATVEALAQRGVSSLFTYHTNKSAADEVVKSVQHSGARAVALQLDTGDTHAFPAFADEVRRVLRVWGSERFNYLVNMAGTSHSGLFGEVTEEDFDAAYRIHAKGPFFLTQTLLPLIANGGRIVNISSGLTRFAYPGWIAYAAMKGAVEVMTHYMAKELGPRRIAVNTVAPGAIQTDFSGGMVRDNPEIAHHIAEVTALGRPGLPDDIGPMIASLLSEDNRWVNAQRIEVSGGQAI, from the coding sequence ATGCCAGAAGCACACACCATTGCCATTGTCACGGGCGGAAGCCGTGGACTGGGCCGCGCAACCGTTGAAGCTCTCGCCCAACGCGGCGTCTCATCTCTCTTTACCTATCACACCAACAAATCCGCAGCTGATGAAGTGGTCAAAAGTGTCCAGCACAGCGGAGCCCGTGCAGTCGCTCTGCAACTCGATACTGGAGATACGCACGCCTTTCCTGCCTTTGCCGACGAAGTCCGGCGCGTGCTGCGCGTATGGGGAAGCGAACGTTTCAATTATCTGGTCAACATGGCAGGTACGTCCCATAGCGGGCTATTCGGCGAGGTGACAGAAGAAGATTTCGATGCTGCCTACCGCATACATGCCAAGGGTCCATTTTTCCTGACGCAGACACTTTTGCCGCTGATCGCGAACGGTGGCCGGATCGTGAACATCTCATCTGGACTGACACGCTTTGCCTATCCTGGCTGGATTGCGTACGCTGCTATGAAAGGCGCCGTGGAAGTCATGACGCATTACATGGCCAAGGAACTCGGACCGCGCCGCATTGCTGTTAACACAGTAGCGCCAGGTGCAATTCAGACAGATTTCTCAGGAGGTATGGTACGCGATAACCCCGAGATTGCTCACCACATCGCGGAAGTAACCGCGCTTGGACGTCCAGGACTGCCAGACGATATCGGCCCCATGATCGCATCGCTGCTCTCCGAGGACAATCGCTGGGTGAATGCACAACGGATTGAAGTCTCCGGTGGTCAGGCCATCTAA
- a CDS encoding LysR family transcriptional regulator, with the protein MDRFATLNLFLRIVDRGSFTAAAADCGISRPVATAAIKRLEQRLGTRLLHRSTRHVRPTEEGATYYRRCVAILADLEDADRGASGAVAGLLRAHVIGRLARMILLPALPDFMTRHPALTVHLGEGERFVDLVREGVDCVVRAGSLSDSDMIVRPLGVMEEVTLASPTYLARHGMPASPDDLEGHQMIGFVSSRTGQPLPLEFTRGEDVIERSLPARLLVGGVDTYAEAARLGFGIVQVPRYGFADDLANGTLIEVLPDFPR; encoded by the coding sequence ATGGACAGGTTTGCGACACTTAATCTCTTTTTGCGCATTGTTGATCGTGGCAGTTTCACTGCCGCCGCTGCGGACTGCGGTATTTCGCGTCCGGTAGCGACTGCAGCGATCAAAAGATTGGAACAAAGACTTGGCACGCGGTTGCTACATCGCTCAACACGTCATGTTCGACCTACCGAGGAAGGCGCTACCTACTATCGCCGGTGTGTGGCGATCCTGGCGGATCTTGAGGATGCAGATCGTGGCGCGAGTGGTGCTGTAGCAGGTCTGTTGCGGGCCCATGTGATTGGGCGTCTGGCGCGGATGATCCTGCTACCAGCGCTTCCAGATTTTATGACAAGGCATCCGGCATTGACCGTTCATCTCGGTGAGGGCGAACGGTTTGTTGATTTGGTGCGCGAAGGGGTGGACTGCGTTGTACGGGCTGGAAGCCTGTCGGACAGCGACATGATCGTCCGGCCTCTCGGCGTGATGGAGGAGGTGACGCTCGCCAGCCCAACCTATCTGGCGCGGCACGGAATGCCTGCCTCTCCTGACGATCTCGAGGGGCATCAGATGATCGGCTTCGTATCCTCACGTACCGGCCAGCCCCTGCCATTGGAGTTTACGCGCGGAGAGGATGTGATTGAGAGGTCACTCCCTGCACGTTTGTTGGTCGGGGGCGTGGATACCTATGCCGAAGCAGCCAGGCTCGGTTTTGGCATCGTGCAGGTTCCACGCTATGGATTTGCCGATGATCTTGCAAATGGCACCTTGATCGAGGTTCTCCCTGATTTCCCTCGGTAA
- a CDS encoding IS3 family transposase (programmed frameshift), with translation MKSDRFTDAQIMGVIRQAEGGVPVPDLCREHGISNATFYRWRAKYGGMDASMISQMKALEEENRRLKRMYADLSMQTDILKEALGKKLKRPAQRRELAAQAVAHHGVSIALACRIFGISETCFRYRPRLAAENDRIAALLVGLTQAHRRWGFGLCFLYLRNVQGQLWNHKRVYRIYRELEFNLRIKPRRRLVREKPEKLSVPALPNRVWSMDFMADRLMDGRAFRLLNILDDFNREGLAIEGDFSLPACRVVRCLEQVMEWRGRPEAIRMDNGPEYVSHTLVSWAEKQGITLIYTQPGNPQQNAYIERYNRTVRQEWLEQYLFESIQDVQEVATQWLWTYNHDRPNMGNSGLTPAQKLKTAA, from the exons ATGAAGAGTGATCGCTTTACTGACGCCCAGATCATGGGTGTGATCCGCCAGGCTGAGGGCGGTGTCCCGGTTCCTGACCTGTGCCGGGAGCATGGGATCAGCAACGCCACGTTTTACCGGTGGCGCGCGAAATATGGCGGCATGGATGCTTCGATGATCAGTCAGATGAAGGCTCTGGAAGAGGAGAACCGTCGGCTGAAGCGCATGTATGCGGATCTGAGCATGCAGACGGATATCCTGAAGGAAGCCCTGGGAAAAAAAT TGAAGCGGCCAGCCCAGCGCCGGGAACTGGCCGCACAGGCTGTGGCGCATCATGGGGTCAGCATTGCGCTGGCCTGTCGGATTTTTGGGATATCCGAGACCTGCTTTCGCTATCGTCCGCGACTGGCAGCGGAGAACGACAGGATTGCCGCTCTTCTGGTGGGACTGACCCAGGCTCACAGGAGATGGGGATTTGGTCTGTGTTTCCTGTATCTGCGCAATGTGCAGGGACAGCTCTGGAATCATAAGCGGGTTTATCGGATCTATCGGGAACTGGAGTTCAACCTGCGGATTAAACCCCGCAGGCGTCTGGTTCGCGAAAAGCCTGAAAAGCTGTCGGTTCCGGCCCTTCCCAACAGGGTCTGGTCCATGGATTTTATGGCGGACAGGCTGATGGATGGACGTGCTTTTCGGCTCCTGAACATTCTGGATGACTTCAATCGTGAAGGACTGGCGATCGAGGGTGATTTTTCCCTGCCAGCCTGTCGGGTTGTCCGCTGTCTGGAACAGGTTATGGAGTGGCGTGGCAGGCCAGAAGCCATCCGAATGGATAATGGCCCTGAATATGTCAGTCATACGTTGGTTTCATGGGCCGAAAAACAGGGGATTACCCTGATCTATACGCAACCGGGTAATCCGCAGCAGAACGCCTATATTGAACGCTACAACAGAACTGTCCGGCAGGAATGGCTGGAGCAGTATTTGTTTGAAAGCATTCAGGACGTACAGGAGGTCGCAACACAATGGCTCTGGACATATAACCATGACAGACCCAACATGGGGAACAGCGGGCTAACCCCCGCCCAGAAACTAAAAACAGCTGCCTGA
- a CDS encoding type II toxin-antitoxin system RelB/DinJ family antitoxin, translating to MSAVTFRVDETLKAAAVKKLSAQGISLSDALRDTLAYIAETGRSPVKRRLVTDEDAELIEIVRERLKNPAQKHRMTFAELKNRHRE from the coding sequence ATGTCTGCTGTTACATTCCGGGTAGATGAAACGCTGAAGGCAGCCGCAGTTAAGAAGTTGTCGGCTCAAGGCATTTCACTTTCTGACGCACTGCGCGATACGCTCGCGTATATTGCTGAAACGGGTCGCTCTCCCGTCAAGCGGAGGCTTGTCACAGACGAGGATGCGGAGCTTATCGAGATTGTGCGCGAACGCCTAAAAAACCCTGCCCAAAAGCATCGTATGACTTTTGCAGAGCTTAAGAACCGTCATCGCGAATGA
- a CDS encoding type II toxin-antitoxin system RelE family toxin: MKEYCLEFDDRALREWDALDGSVRKKFEKKLEKLIWNPHSPGNELHRDLSGFYKIKLLKDGYRLVYQVIDERIVIYVIAVGRRADNEIYELASKRTE; the protein is encoded by the coding sequence ATGAAAGAGTATTGTCTTGAATTCGACGACAGAGCACTCAGAGAGTGGGATGCTCTTGACGGCAGCGTGCGTAAGAAATTTGAAAAGAAGCTGGAAAAGCTGATCTGGAACCCTCACTCTCCAGGAAACGAACTGCATCGCGACCTATCAGGGTTTTATAAGATCAAGCTTCTGAAAGATGGTTACCGCCTTGTTTATCAGGTCATCGACGAACGGATCGTCATCTATGTAATTGCCGTTGGCCGGAGAGCCGATAATGAGATTTATGAACTGGCTTCGAAGCGAACGGAGTGA
- a CDS encoding oleate hydratase produces the protein MRYAHSNYEAFVQPPAPQDMAGWSAWIVGGGLAGMAAAAFLIRDAGMTPSAITILEASDSDGGALDGAGNAETGWLIRGGREMEEQFQCLWDLYRSIPSLEIPGASVLDEVWQVNQADPSTSPIRAMCNQGQPLADRDRLTLTGKARREIITLILTDEDELAGKTIADVLSGDFMASNFWLFWRSMFAFETWHSAIEMKRYLARFVHQILGLKDLHTLKFTRYNQQESLSQPLATWLADQGVVFRHGVKVTNVAVDVSGGKKVATHLDWLDNGASAGVDLGPEELVFVTNGSMVENSRWGDHHTPAPIDTAIEEGSIWQLWRNIAAQDSAFGNPDVFCGDTTKSRWLSATVTTRDARIPELVKRITGRDPFSGKIITGGPVTIADSSWLMSWVVSRQPHFKGQPESQVVAWLYGLFSDVPGDYVKKPMQDCTGEEITREWLFHMGVPMDQIDDMAATGATTRPCMMPFITAQFMPRAPADRPNVVPDGSVNLAFLGQFTETPRDTVFTTEYSVRTAMEAVYTLCGVRRAVPEVSGGIFDVRMLLQAAAELRDGEKVPASGLIRHLTHGTEIDDLLERYGLVWGVN, from the coding sequence ATGAGATATGCCCACAGCAATTATGAGGCTTTTGTCCAACCCCCTGCGCCACAGGATATGGCAGGATGGTCAGCGTGGATCGTGGGCGGAGGACTGGCGGGCATGGCGGCGGCGGCGTTCCTGATCCGGGATGCAGGCATGACGCCTTCAGCCATCACCATTCTTGAAGCCTCGGACAGCGACGGCGGCGCGCTGGACGGAGCGGGGAATGCGGAGACCGGCTGGCTGATCCGCGGCGGTCGGGAGATGGAAGAGCAGTTCCAGTGTCTGTGGGATCTGTACCGTTCCATTCCGTCTCTGGAAATTCCCGGCGCATCGGTGCTGGATGAGGTCTGGCAGGTCAATCAGGCCGATCCATCCACCAGTCCGATCCGCGCCATGTGTAATCAAGGGCAGCCCCTCGCTGATCGTGACAGGCTGACGCTCACGGGAAAGGCGCGACGCGAGATCATTACCCTCATTCTGACCGATGAGGACGAACTGGCGGGAAAGACGATCGCGGATGTGCTGTCCGGCGATTTCATGGCTTCGAACTTCTGGCTGTTCTGGCGGTCGATGTTTGCGTTCGAGACCTGGCACAGCGCTATTGAGATGAAGCGTTACCTCGCACGGTTCGTGCATCAGATTCTCGGACTGAAGGATCTGCATACGCTGAAGTTCACCAGATACAACCAACAGGAATCCCTGAGCCAACCACTGGCCACATGGCTTGCCGATCAGGGCGTCGTGTTCCGTCATGGCGTGAAGGTGACAAATGTTGCTGTTGATGTTTCTGGCGGAAAGAAAGTTGCGACCCATCTCGACTGGCTGGACAATGGCGCGTCCGCCGGTGTTGATCTTGGGCCAGAGGAACTGGTGTTCGTGACCAACGGTTCCATGGTGGAGAATTCGCGCTGGGGCGACCATCATACACCTGCGCCGATTGACACGGCTATCGAAGAGGGGAGCATCTGGCAGCTCTGGCGGAATATCGCAGCGCAGGATTCCGCATTCGGCAACCCGGATGTTTTCTGTGGCGATACAACAAAATCCCGCTGGCTGTCGGCAACCGTTACGACCCGGGATGCGCGGATTCCTGAGCTTGTAAAGCGGATTACGGGGCGTGATCCGTTTTCTGGGAAAATCATCACGGGTGGCCCGGTCACGATTGCCGATTCATCCTGGCTGATGAGCTGGGTGGTCAGCCGTCAGCCCCATTTCAAAGGGCAGCCCGAAAGTCAGGTGGTGGCCTGGCTCTATGGTCTGTTCAGTGACGTGCCGGGTGATTACGTGAAAAAGCCCATGCAGGACTGCACGGGGGAGGAAATCACCCGTGAGTGGCTGTTCCATATGGGCGTGCCGATGGACCAGATCGACGATATGGCAGCGACAGGGGCGACGACGCGTCCGTGCATGATGCCGTTCATCACGGCGCAGTTCATGCCGCGCGCACCGGCGGACCGGCCGAACGTGGTGCCGGATGGAAGCGTCAACCTGGCCTTTCTGGGGCAGTTCACCGAAACGCCACGCGATACGGTCTTCACCACGGAATATTCCGTCCGCACGGCGATGGAGGCGGTCTATACGCTGTGTGGCGTCAGGCGGGCTGTGCCGGAAGTGTCGGGCGGCATTTTCGATGTCCGGATGCTGCTACAGGCGGCAGCGGAACTGCGGGACGGAGAGAAGGTACCGGCGTCGGGGCTGATCCGGCATCTGACGCACGGAACGGAGATTGACGATCTGCTGGAGCGCTACGGGCTGGTTTGGGGGGTAAACTGA
- a CDS encoding YoaK family protein, with protein MLVHEGSERNASIDRRLGCTLAAIAGAVNAAGVLAVGYYSANMTGNVSALASGLHEGRMELVLSCCGLILAFVAGAVLSALLVNAGRRHNLPSIYARSILLEACLLGLLGAVDFLFSAQPRDPVLAYGLSFLMGLQNATVTRISGARVRTTHMTGMLTDVGLELADWLEGFFHPVDPARRTGTRERLGLHAAIVLSFTLGGVAGAFLYGWWSGLFLLVLAGLLACLSLPGALSHEPVVEHKPAPVPSCGERYSCLQHLIHRKDRSGHWGSYE; from the coding sequence GTGCTTGTTCACGAGGGCTCGGAGCGCAACGCCAGCATCGACAGGCGTCTGGGCTGTACGCTGGCGGCCATCGCCGGTGCAGTGAACGCTGCCGGGGTTCTGGCCGTAGGCTATTATTCGGCCAATATGACAGGCAATGTCTCCGCACTGGCGAGTGGCCTGCATGAAGGGCGCATGGAACTGGTCCTGTCCTGCTGCGGTCTGATACTGGCCTTCGTCGCCGGCGCGGTGCTGTCCGCGCTGCTGGTCAATGCGGGCCGTCGCCACAACCTGCCGTCGATCTACGCACGGAGCATTCTGCTGGAAGCCTGCCTGCTTGGGCTTCTGGGGGCTGTGGATTTTCTGTTTTCGGCCCAGCCACGGGATCCGGTGCTGGCCTACGGGCTGAGTTTCCTCATGGGGCTCCAGAACGCCACGGTCACACGCATTTCCGGGGCGCGTGTCCGCACCACCCATATGACAGGAATGCTCACCGATGTGGGGCTGGAACTGGCGGACTGGCTGGAAGGGTTTTTCCATCCGGTTGACCCGGCCCGACGGACCGGTACGCGCGAACGCCTGGGTCTGCATGCCGCCATCGTGCTGTCCTTCACGCTGGGCGGCGTGGCCGGCGCCTTTCTGTATGGCTGGTGGTCCGGTCTGTTTCTTCTGGTTCTGGCGGGGCTTCTGGCCTGCCTTTCCCTGCCGGGCGCGCTGTCGCATGAGCCTGTGGTGGAGCATAAACCGGCACCGGTCCCCTCTTGCGGGGAGAGGTATTCCTGTTTACAGCACTTGATACATCGCAAGGACAGATCGGGTCATTGGGGGTCGTATGAATAG